The stretch of DNA TAAGAGCTCGGGCTAAAACACCATCTTATAATTCGAGTTTAAGATTTGATGCTCAACCCCTTTGTGATGGCTCTCAACATGAGTCGTATATGCTAACTCTCATGTATTATTTGTCTCAACAGTTCGGTTTCCAAAAATGATGTTATACGGTTTccaaaaaatatgttataataGAAAACAGTACTTTGAGTTTAGTCGAGCGGAGTCTTACCAATTATTATTTTGGTTAGGATTCAATTTGAAATTATCttaaataattcattatttgtttgcaaCTCAAAAATTAGatgatttttagaaaatttcatCTTTGagcataaattataaaaattaagaataaacaAATCATGATCACATTTAAGTTAAATTGACAGATAAAGTAAAAGACCATGAtcatatataacattaaaatatcaatcaatagTAGAAAATTgaacttaatttaaatatttcacacaaaataaaatccaaatataattGAAGTTAACAGCACCTGAATTATGATACCGAGCCCCACCGGTAGATTTGTTGTTCTGGAGCAGCTGAGCTAGCGTGGTTACAAAAAGATCAGTAACAACATAGAGACAAGGCTCAAGGCTGGTATCAGGGAGATCCAAATCCAGTTACTTAACTTAATATTGGGTCTAGTTCGCTGAGGATGCATTTATCTAATTGTCTTGTAGCTTTAtgattcatattaattttttcccGAATAACAGACAATATTTTAGATTTgtcagaaaaaaataaatttcaacagtctattttaattttttatgtagaaaataaaattatcaaaatatatgataatattattattattttatttgtaaatataatttaatcgatatatttttagatacaaaattttattataatgcaaataatttttaaatatataagacTTTGTCACAataattcttaaatatattaGTCATATCTTGGTTAAGCTTGCTCAAAGATATAACTACTAAAATCCTTATTTTAGActtacaaataaaaatgtattttttataaacaaaaaattaaagctATATATACCAATAAAAAGTAGACATAAATCAAAATTAGTTCTAAGCCctatttattattcaaaattattgaAACGCCTTTAacctatttaatttataaaactgttaataaaagaaaaatgtaaaaatatatttataattttaatgtgtttaaaaaatctaataacGATTGctcacaaatttaaaaatcaaaactaaagTTTTTagcaatttatatatataaatttatattaaaatgtaaGAAACAACAAGTGACTTTTAGAGCAAGGAAGCTTACCCCAtacctcaaaagttgaaataataatatttcattgtttcaaaattatagttgatcatttcaaaatatttaaaaaaaatgataaataaataaataaataaaacaacaattttttcaaattatatattagttattaattaatttttattattataaatataaaatggaaaataataatttaaaataatattaataaataatataattaaaaataataattaaaattatatttaaaattaataataacaattatttttaattaaaaaagaaatatatatctcaagaaaaatatatatataatattcatttatttgtaaaaaaaaaaaaatctagtagCCAAAGTCACAATCTTTACATAGAAGTTAATAatctaaattcaaatttaaattactatATATCAATATCTTGGATATCAACGTCCTTCTAACAAATATCCGAATTGTAATTACGAGAGTGACGATAAAGTAAAGCGTATTCAGCCACCCAACCCATCCGTGCAAAtacgaaaataaaataaacaagtccacaacaaaaatacaaaaaataagaaaaagcaTTTTTCAGAAATCAAGCAAGCTCCCAGAGCCAGCCACACcatatctctctctctctcattcaTTTACCTCCCAAACCCAAAACTCTCAAACACACACTTCACTTCGTACAAACCAACCGAGTgaacaaaacacaaaacatgAAGCTAACATCAAAAAGCATTTCAAGTCCAGCTCGCACAGACAAATTTCCTCCACCACTAATGAGATTCTTAAGAAGCAATGCAGGAAGTAGAAGCAGAAGGTCAAGGTCTAGTCCTATGTTCGTTCTCCGCAAAAAAAACAACACCACTAACATTGAAACTCAAGAACCTTCTTCCCCTAAAGTCACTTgtatctcaagaaaaatatatatataatattcatttatttgtaaaaaaaaaaaaatctagtagCCAAAGTCACAATCTTTACATAGAAGTTAATAatctaaattcaaatttaaattactatATATCAATATCTTGGATATCAACGTCCTTCTAACAAATATCCGAATTGTAATTACGAGAGTGACGATAAAGTAAAGCGTATTCAGCCACCCAACCCATCCGTGCAAAtacgaaaataaaataaacaagtccacaacaaaaatacaaaaaataagaaaaagcaTTTTTCAGAAATCAAGCAAGCTCCCAGAGCCAGCCACACcatatctctctctctctcattcaTTTACCTCCCAAACCCAAAACTCTCAAACACACACTTCACTTCGTACAAACCAACCGAGTgaacaaaacacaaaacatgAAGCTAACATCAAAAAGCATTTCAAGTCCAGCTCGCACAGACAAATTTCCTCCACCACTAATGAGATTCTTAAGAAGCAATGCAGGAAGTAGAAGCAGAAGGTCAAGGTCTAGTCCTATGTTCGTTCTCCGCAAAAAAAACAACACCACTAACATTGAAACTCAAGAACCTTCTTCCCCTAAAGTCACTTGCATGGGTCAAGTAAGAGCCAAACGCTCCTCCAAAtctaaatccaaacaaaaacaaaaacaatccTCCACCGCTCCAACTCACTACTGCTGGTGGATTAAAAAGCCCAACACATGCCGATGTCGGCCTGTTTGGCCCAAATGGACTTTCTTTCGAAGAAAACCCACTAAACAACCCAAACAAGATTCACTTAAATCAGACTCTAATAGTAATTTCCACCAACAAAACGAACAGAGATGTAGTGTTACTGTTGATATTGATAACGATTTCGCCtcacattcaaattcaaattcaaactctTTTTCTCCTCCCAAAAACGCTTTCCTATTAACAAGGTGTAGATCCGCACCGTACAGATCTTCATCTCTTGCAAGTAGGTTTTGGAGTTCCCCTTTAAGAAACGAAGAAACAGAATCTACTTCCGTTGACGATAACGAGAAACAGAGTTCTCATTCGAAGCAGAGAGAGTCAATTTCTGATAAAGATGAATCGGTAAGCGAAATAATCGGTTCAATTAGGGATTCAGAAAATGTTAAAGAGTTGTTGTTATTGAAAGAAAGGGAAATGCAAAAGGAAGAAGATTCTACGGTGGCGCGTGCTGTTGTACTCACTCGGTGCAAATCGGAACCGGCGCGAACCGGTTACGGAGTTGAAGCTGAGGTAAATAGTTTATGGAAAAAAACAAGGTTGGATTTTGCTGTTACCTCTTCTCCTCTCCGCATACTTcctgattaattaatttttatttttattattattactttactctacttttttgtttttcatcaaTAGTTTTTACTTATTAGGGTTGAATATAGTTCTCAAAATCAGttgaatataataatagttCTCAGTTTTTTTTTGCTTTGTGTTGATATAATTGCTTGCTTTTTAATCCTGAAGTTGTACGATTTAATCTGTATGACTTTTGGTAACGTAAAAAGGTAGTAGTaaataggtggtacgtttaaaGAAGTGCCAGGACAGAAAATACTCACAGCTTTACATTACATTCAAAAATAGTAAGATACAGTATATTAAACTGAAATAAacaaatatgtaattaattattcaGAATTACCCTTTAAGCATTGGTAGTAATTACTAATTAGTACTATTTAACTCCCGTTCAAATATGAGGAGTTTGTTGAGAAGATAGATTTTAATAAGTACTTTCTAGCCTTCTAGGTAAGGATCCCACTTGcttttcaatattaaaatactaatctttttaagaatattattaaaatattgattaagAAACCAATTTTACTCCTAATTTACCTTCACTTATTTTTCAATGGCATAAGTTATAACtaacatttaatgaaatacacgTAACTTGTTATTCTTTTTTACACCTATTAATTAGTTTACACTACTTAAAAAATGAGTGAGTGcaaaaagataaaacaaaaattaatagatTCAAATTAGTAAATTTTATAGGGATTTCTTAACTTACaaccattaatttttttagtaggTAATAATCAACacgttataaaaaaaatctgtcAAATACATATACTCTCTTCAGtctagttgaaaaaaaaattttactCACTTTGAACATTTTTAGATGTTTTAATGTCATCTACACATATTAAtacaactaataaattttattattttaatgaaattatttatatttttcttataataccttttattatttactatttttattccATATTTTTTCACCgccatatatataaattaaggacattataaaagaatatagttaatattgaattaaattttaaaaacgaaaatatataaaaatatttttttttcttcacaaaaacGACAATTAAACGGGTGCGGAGGGAGTAGTAAAGTGCTCTCTCTATCGTgaataataagaagaaaaaaaattgcctAAATTATGCATATTAAGAAACATTTCCTCATGAATAATGAAGTATTGTTTATCATATTAAATCTATAAAATCCCAATAAAAAAAGTTGTGTTTGTTGCCAAAATTACCTTCAATGATGAATAAATTGATGTCAAAAGTTATATGAAATGATATAATTTAGAGATGACTCcaaaattaaagatattattatcattaaatatataagagaagttattaatttttgtttatatacactaacattttattttagagaaaatattgttttaaatgaattgatttataatttattgatacATACTCGTTTAGAAaactttttcaatatatatatcgTCATTAATAAATTgtactattaaataaaataagtactACATGCTGACCCACTCAAATACCTAAATGTGGTGAGCAAATTGTGGATGCTTTAAGCTGTCTCTTAACTCTTTGCTCCCTCATTGGAACAAGAAttgttttgataataatatttggAATGAGTTTAATGGAATAGGCAGCTGTAGAGAGTCTAAACGGTATACTTAATGCTTGCGTTTCATTACACAAACCTGACCTTACTGAGTTCTGCTGCAATTTGCTTTCACGTgctgtttttttgttttagtaataatcaaattaataatttcatttgttttgattatataattaatagttCACTTTTTCATCTTAATTTATGCTAAAATCCAGATAGTATAATttaaagagacaaataaatGAATGCAAAACCACTTTTCAGACTAGGATTTGGAAACTTTCTTTTTTAGAATAGCGATTCTCTAACTCGAGATATATACAGTGGAAAAAGGAGAGGACAtatgataaataattcaatgaaaagaggaaaaaGTGTAAGAAATTATcatgaatatatatattgtaattttaatgtagtattaattaatttttaattttaatttttaatcgacttttattcataataataataaataaagatcCCAATGCTTAAAAATGACATGAAGAGAGCATAAGATTGTTTAATTTTcatcttctttgttttatttatagagaagatttatagttttttttataattcgtGTGAAACAACTTAATATGACATCACTAGAGTTGAAGATTTTTTTTAGCAAGGCCAGCATAACACTTAAACGAAGGTATCTTTGGATTCTCTGACCAACTTTCCTACTGCGTGGAAAGTGGAAAGTGAAAATTGGAAAATCAACTAATGACTTTGAGGTCTCTTCTCCCCCGTGTTTATTTACAGTGCTCTTATTAAGATACTACTAATATATCTTAAAAGAATCAAATATTGAAATATTGTTTATTCAATTTCTCAATTGTTTGAAAATTGCTTTTTTCAACACAAATTTCTAATATTTTGTATTCCTTACACGTGCATTAGATCACTCATTTTTAATTCTGATCCAGGTATTCTTTTCTTTAGTTATAAGAtggattttcaattttttcttcttatctACCAAACGAATATTGACATACTTAATGAACTATAACttgtttatgtttgaaaatgattttggaatttAAGCACAAAATGTTGAAAGTTAGAGTTAGTATtgtgtgaattaaaaaaaatataaaagtttcgGATAAGAGAATAATCATATACTTTTAGTGTTTATAAGATCGAGGTTTAATTTTGAAGGTATCTCAATAAGATATCCAATTTAGTAAAGAAGTTAGAATATACTCAAATCAACCACCATTTGTATCATTTGGGATAAGTgatgtattattttttgttttgtccCAAATattcattctattttttttatcgaaTATTCTCTCTTTATATTTTCGAGTCTATTTTATTTGGTGCAATAATAAAATCGCTACaatgttttgataataatattatatttttaagtgaTTTTAACCGTCATATATTACCGATGTAATTTTAGAACAGTTTCATTTTAGTGCAATAGTAAagtcaatataatatttttggacGTTTTATCTCACTGATATTGTGGTTGATATCAGTATCCagaaaagtaatatttttagcAACATTTTATAACACATAGCGGTAAAATAATAACAGTGGCTTCTATGGTAACCATCACATTTGTAAAAGAATTTAGTTATGTGCAGTATTGTTGTGATTTCAATATTAATATCagaaatagaagaaaataaaagtggATGTGCAAATAAATTGTGAACCTAGGATTAACCTGAAGTTTTGGTGACAAACTTAAATGAAGTTGGTGTTATTTTCTCCTCGAGCGATATATATTCCCCAGTTAATGGAAGTAAAGTCCATGTGCGTCAGTGATCAGTTGCATTGAATTGTTGAATTATCTGTTTGTTAATGGCATGTGACACTGTGGAATTGCATTTATAATAAGATGATGAAGCGACAGCAGAGTTGATAATTACTAATACTACTTGTTGATAAATAGTGATAAT from Cicer arietinum cultivar CDC Frontier isolate Library 1 chromosome 3, Cicar.CDCFrontier_v2.0, whole genome shotgun sequence encodes:
- the LOC101488954 gene encoding uncharacterized protein; this encodes MKLTSKSISSPARTDKFPPPLMRFLRSNAGSRSRRSRSRSRSRRSRSSPMFVLRKKNNTTNIETQEPSSPKVTCMGQVRAKRSSKSKSKQKQKQSSTAPTHYCWWIKKPNTCRCRPVWPKWTFFRRKPTKQPKQDSLKSDSNSNFHQQNEQRCSVTVDIDNDFASHSNSNSNSFSPPKNAFLLTRCRSAPYRSSSLASRFWSSPLRNEETESTSVDDNEKQSSHSKQRESISDKDESVSEIIGSIRDSENVKELLLLKEREMQKEEDSTVARAVVLTRCKSEPARTGYGVEAEVNSLWKKTRLDFAVTSSPLRILPD